In one Nocardioides luteus genomic region, the following are encoded:
- a CDS encoding helix-turn-helix transcriptional regulator produces the protein MSTSARMLQLLSLLQTHRFWPGTELSVRLEVSERTLRRDIERLRDLGYDVDATRGVAGGYQLRAGNALPPLLLDDEEAVAIAVGLRTAAAGLVAGMGDTSAQALGKVVALMPPRLRRRMDAVTSQTDSLPWGGRVPLDAGVLGVLAQACRDDEALTFTYQAPEAEPTQRRVEPHRLVTLGNRWYLLAYDRVRHDWRSFRVDRISDPTTTGQTFRPREIPGGDAASYVQAGIRSRAATYDICVLIHVEPDVVARRVGRWGEVEAAEGGCRLRMQADDLGWPMMILAGVEAEFTVEQPAELAELVRQAGERFVRSGVSG, from the coding sequence ATGAGTACGAGCGCCCGGATGCTGCAGCTCCTCTCCCTGCTGCAGACCCACCGTTTCTGGCCCGGCACGGAGCTGTCCGTACGCCTCGAGGTCAGCGAGCGCACGCTGCGCCGTGACATCGAGCGGCTGCGCGATCTCGGCTACGACGTCGATGCCACCCGCGGGGTGGCCGGCGGCTACCAGCTTCGCGCCGGCAACGCGCTGCCGCCGTTGCTGCTCGACGACGAGGAGGCGGTGGCGATCGCGGTCGGGCTGCGCACGGCCGCGGCCGGCCTGGTCGCCGGGATGGGCGACACCTCCGCCCAGGCGCTGGGGAAGGTCGTCGCGCTGATGCCGCCCCGGCTGCGCCGGCGGATGGACGCGGTGACCTCGCAGACCGACTCCCTCCCGTGGGGCGGCCGGGTGCCGCTGGACGCCGGTGTGCTCGGCGTCCTGGCGCAGGCCTGTCGCGACGACGAGGCGCTCACGTTCACCTATCAGGCGCCCGAGGCCGAGCCGACCCAGCGCCGCGTCGAGCCGCACCGGCTGGTCACGCTCGGCAACCGCTGGTATCTCCTCGCCTACGACCGGGTCCGCCACGACTGGCGCTCCTTCCGGGTCGACCGGATCAGCGACCCGACGACCACCGGCCAGACCTTCCGTCCGCGGGAGATCCCCGGAGGCGACGCGGCCTCCTACGTGCAGGCGGGGATCCGCTCCCGGGCCGCGACCTACGACATCTGTGTCCTGATCCACGTCGAGCCCGACGTGGTCGCGCGGCGGGTGGGGCGCTGGGGCGAGGTCGAGGCAGCCGAGGGCGGCTGCCGGCTGCGGATGCAGGCCGACGACCTGGGCTGGCCGATGATGATCCTCGCCGGGGTCGAGGCCGAGTTCACGGTCGAGCAGCCGGCCGAGCTGGCCGAGCTGGTCAGGCAGGCGGGAGAGCGGTTCGTCCGTTCAGGCGTTTCGGGTTAG